The Solibacillus daqui genome has a segment encoding these proteins:
- a CDS encoding aspartate carbamoyltransferase catalytic subunit, with product MKNLLSMEHLSNEEIIAILDRAQDFENGMEPNLKRSYNVANLFFEPSTRTKTSFEMAERRIGCTVIPFDAGFSSTTKGETMYDTVKTLEMIGIDAVIIRDKEDEYYNELLEGINCAVINAGDGAGQHPSQSLLDLYTIRKEFGKFEGLNITIVGDISHSRVAKSNATALTRLGANVRFLCPPAWAGDFEAAHSWDEVLTDSDVIMLLRIQHERHSVSKNFSKESYHEEFGLTPEREKQMKDGAIIMHPAPVNRDVEIADELVECERSRIFEQVRNGVFTRMAIVETILKGRE from the coding sequence ATGAAAAATTTATTATCGATGGAACATTTATCGAATGAGGAAATCATAGCGATTTTAGATCGAGCACAAGACTTCGAAAACGGAATGGAGCCTAATTTAAAACGCTCTTACAATGTAGCAAATCTTTTCTTTGAACCAAGTACTCGTACAAAAACAAGCTTTGAAATGGCGGAGCGACGCATTGGTTGTACAGTAATCCCATTTGATGCAGGTTTTTCAAGTACGACAAAAGGTGAAACGATGTATGACACAGTCAAAACATTAGAAATGATTGGGATTGACGCAGTGATTATTCGTGATAAGGAAGATGAGTATTACAACGAATTACTAGAAGGGATTAACTGTGCGGTCATTAACGCAGGAGATGGTGCAGGTCAGCATCCATCACAAAGCCTACTAGATCTTTATACGATTCGCAAAGAGTTTGGCAAGTTCGAAGGTTTAAATATTACAATTGTCGGTGATATTTCACATAGCCGTGTCGCAAAATCAAATGCGACTGCACTAACGCGTTTAGGTGCAAATGTACGATTTTTATGTCCACCAGCGTGGGCGGGAGATTTTGAAGCAGCACATAGTTGGGATGAAGTGTTAACAGATAGTGATGTCATCATGTTGTTACGTATTCAGCACGAACGTCATTCAGTAAGTAAAAATTTTTCAAAAGAAAGCTATCATGAAGAATTTGGTTTAACACCAGAGCGTGAAAAGCAAATGAAAGATGGGGCAATCATAATGCACCCTGCACCAGTAAATCGTGATGTTGAAATTGCGGATGAATTAGTCGAATGTGAGCGTTCAAGAATTTTTGAACAAGTTCGAAATGGCGTGTTCACACGAATGGCTATCGTAGAAACAATTTTGAAAGGAAGAGAATAA